One Peptostreptococcaceae bacterium genomic window, AGAAGTTTGTCCTACCAAATGTATTACTATAAAAGACAATGAAGAAGGTCGCACTATATGGCACAAGCATTTTGAGTGGGCCAGATGTGAAAAATGTGGAGTAATTGTTACCACAAAAGAGCATTTTGCCAATTCAAATCCTAACAACACCCCTGTGATATGCCCTGACTGCAAGCGACGATATATAACAGACGTATTTGCAGACACATTGGGGGAATAATTGATTATTTTATTGTTAATATATAAAAATTGGCCACTTGATGTCTGCAATTTATTTAGCAGTCAAGTGTCCAATTTTGATTCAAGGTGTTATCTGTTCTTATTTCATATTTTTTCAACAAATATTTTCCAGAATTCTCAGTTCCCTGAGGCATTGGAGGTGGCTGATTAATTTGCAGGTCTTTGGCAGTTTTCAGCGCAATCATTTAAAAATTATCTTTGCAAATTCAACAATAACAGGAATTGTTACCATTGAAAGTAAAGCAACCTAGGTAAAAATCTTCCAGAACTTGACTGCTTTCATTGATTCTGCCGGGCTTTGTTTGTTTACTTCATTTGCATTGGGAGTAGAAGAGTATAAAGCAATGATAAACGCAGTGCATGGAAATCAAAGTCAGATTGTTTGCAGCATTAAGGGAAAAACGAGGAAAAGAGTTAACGATTGTTTTAAGCAATTCCTCTACTGTAAGGGAGCTTATTGACTCCCTTGGGATTAAAGAGTCCTAAGTGTCAATATTACTGGTGAATGGGCTTTATGCAAAAATTAACAGACAGCTTCAAGAAAAAGACGTGGTCTCAATCTTTCCGCCGTTAGGGGGTGGCTGGCTGGTTCAGCTCTATCTTTAAAGTGCATCAATACAATCTTTTGCCGCCTTCGTTGCCTCACCAATATTCCCAGGCGATTTAGCATCACCAATTATCGTATACGGATATTTCTTTGCCTCACAATAATCAATGATTGGGTCTTGCGATTTTTTATATCCAGTCGCCATTATTACTGTTACTGCAGCGTGATTCGCTATATTCCCTTCTTTTTCAATGCTTAGCATTTGCCCATCATAGCGAACAACCTTTGAATTAAATAGCGTCCTTATTCCCAACCTTTTTAAGGCTTTCATCGTTATCCATTTTGTCCCACCAAGGTCAGTTCCCATTTTTGAAGCTGCTTCAACAATGGTAATATCTATAGGAGGAATTGTGTTTAAAAGCATTTCATTTGTAAAGTAGTTTTCAACAAATTCCAAAGTATCGTCATGTGGGTACTGTTTTTCTCCCAAAAATAAAGCAGTTTCAATTCCTACCGCTCCTCCACCAACAATCATTATACTTCCCTTCATAATATTATCAATAAAGTTTTGTTCTCCAAGCAATACTTCTTCTGCACTGAATACTTTAAAATTATTAGAATTACCATTTATGCCTTCAATTAAAGGTATAAACGCCTGGCCTCCGACCGCTATAATAATGGTAGTGAATCAAGTGTGGTGGCGTGCAATCGAATAAAGCAAAATTACGTAATATATTTCCTGACTTTAGGACTTAGACAACAAAAAATGTAACATTTGACCTCGAAATCTGTTCATTTAAGCGGATTTCGGGGTTCTTTTATGCGGCAAAATATAGTTTTTAAATGTCCTGTTATGTTCTGTTATTTTGTATCTTTTTATGATCAACTATGATATAATAAATACATCAGATACTGATATATGGAGTGACCCTATGTACGTTGCAATAACAGGAGCAGGTAAAGCCCGCGTTATCCAATTCAGGGAAGAAGCACGGATTCCGGGAACTAAAAAAAAGAAAACCCATGTCATTAAGACACTCGGTAATTATGAGCGCATGCTTAAAGAAAATCCAGACATCATCAATAAGTTAAAGGCCGAGGCAGCGGAGATTACTAAGGCGAAAAAAGAGCCGTTCACCCCTATAACTCTAAATATTCATGCCGCTGATATCACCGCACCGGGTGATGTTGCGCAATCTTATAACTTCGGCCATGCACTTGTTAAGCAGCTCTGGAAGAATATGGTGCTGAATGAATTCTTCTTACAAAGCAGTGACAAACGCAACACTGCGGCCGTTGCCCAATCACTGTTTTATCTGGTGGCGCATCGCTGCGCCAACCCTTCGAGCATTCACGCAAGTGCTTCGGAACAGACTGCTTATGCAGGCATAGACCCATTAGGGTTAGATGTTCTTTATGACGTACTGGATGTCCTTGCCGAACAAAAGGAATCTCTCGTGAAGCATTTGGCTGATTTTTTTGAAAAGAAGACCAAGCGCCAAGGACCTGAGGCCTTCTACAAGGTTACAACTTATGCCTTTGAAAGTACCCGTTGGGGTAAACTGCGTATGTTTGGTTTTTCAAAGGATCATAAAAACAATGAAGTGCAGGTTGTGATGGGCTTGCTGATTGATAACAATGGAATCCCCATCACCTACGAGTTGTTCCCTGGAAACACAATGGATCAGAGTACGCTGACCCGTTCTGTTGAAAAACTTAAGATCCTGTATCATTTGGATAAGATTACCATGGTTGCTGACAGAGGCTTAAACAGCGGTAGCAACTTGGAATATCTCTGCGAAGGAGGTCATGATTTTGTCATAAGTTACACGCTTAAGCGCTCACCGAACGTCTTTAAAGAACTCGTATGGCAAGGCGATAACTGGTTTGATACGATTGATCCCAAAACTAGCGAAATCACCTTTCGCTCAAAGACTATTGAACAGGCACTTGAAGCAAAAGCTCCAATCACGCCAGAGGAGAGCAATACTTCAAAGAAACGAGGTCGGCCAAAGAAGTACAACTCAAAGCAAATTCCCGTGAAGATTCATCTTACATGGTCTGCCAAGCGGGCCGCAAAAGATAAATCTGATTGCGAACGGATGCTAGACAGACTAAAGAAGCGAATGGATAAGCCTTACCAGTTGAAAGCTGCAATACGGCGAGGTAGCAACCAATTCCTGCAGATGGAACTTGACACCAGTGATTGGAAGTTAGATGAGGCGAAAATTGAAGAAGCGGCTCGATATGATGGCTACTACGCAGTAATCACAAACAATTTGGAATTAAGCACAGAACAGGTTTGCAAGATTTACGGCGGGTTGTGGAAGATTGAGGAGAGTTTTCGAATCCTTAAAACAGACCTGCGAGCGTGCCCGGTCTTTGTGTGGAACGACGAACATATAAAAGGGCACTTTGCGATGTGTTTCATCTCTCTGTGCATGCTTCGGTATAGTCAGTATCTTTTGGAAACAACTCAGCAGAAAAGCGTCTCTGCTGCTCAGATCATGGACGCTATTCGTGAACCTTTAGCATTAGTTCAAGGTGAGTATCCGAACAATGTTGTTACACCGACGCGAGTTTCACAAACGTACCTCGATTTGTCTTCGATTCTGAAACTTCCCATACTAAAGAGCAATATGACTCTAACGAAGTTCAGATCATGCACCAAACTCGATTTGACAATCAATCTGAGATAACAGGACAAATAAAAATCGCCATAATGATTGTATTTCAACCATTATGGCGATTTTTTGCGTTGTTTCTCCTAAAGTCAGGATTGACCCGGATTGGCTAAAAAAACCACGGCAATGGAAAATCAGCGGAATTCGGAAGTTTATTTTGTTCATTGGACCAATAAGCTCCATATTTGATTGTTTGACTTTTTTCATTATGCTTTATGTATTTAATTGCTGGAATAATCCCGAATTGTTTCATACCGGCTGGTTTATAGAATCAATTTTCACACAGACCCTGATTATTCATGTCATTCGAACAAATAAAATACCTTTTATTCAAAGCCGGGCTAGCTGGCCTCTTATTATTTCTTCAATCCTCATTGTTTTAGTGGCAGCATGGCTGACGATTTCTCCTTTGGCTGGGACTTTAGGTTTTGTTCCGCTGCCTCCGCTTTACTGGTTCGCTGTAACTGTTCCACCGTTGTCCACCCTTTGTTGAACCAACCCTTTAGCAGTGTATTCTATGTAGACATCATAATACGCAAATTCATTTCCCATTCCCTCATATACGTATCTCACATTATCTTTAATCGGGAAATAATCTTCAACCCTTAACGCCTCAGGTACTGGTTTTTCACCGTTGACTGGTGTCTCACATCCATTGAATAAAGACATTACCAGAGGGTAAGGTAAAAGATAAACTAAATAATATTAATTTCCTTTTCATCCATTCTAACTCCTCCCATCTTTAAACTTTGAGCATACATCCATATCATTGTTCATTCTTAAATATGCATCACTCAATTAAGCTACCAACTTACTTATACACCTTCTTCCAGAGAGAATCAATGCAATTCCTTTTCTATTTTCCTCCCATATTCTACATGAAGCAACCGCCATCACCGCTCTGATATACGATATCCCCATCTATAATAGTCATGTCAACACTTAAATCCCTGATTTTATCTATAGGTGTATCATACAATGATCCAGAAAGAACAACCAAATCTGCTAGTTTTCCAACTTCAATTGTACCTTTCTTATCCTCATCAAAGCTTGCATAGGCACCATTATATGTAAACATTCTAAGTGCTTGCTCAATTGTTATCCTTTCATCAGCATTTATCACCTGACCATTTTGAGTTTCACGGTTAACTGCAAGATGCATGTTTAGAATAGGGTACGAGAAGGTTACCGGGCAATCGCTACTGCCTGCGGCAATAATTCTTTTATCAAAGAAGCTCTTCGCTGTAAACATTTTATATGCTCTTTCTTTTCCATAGTTAACCATGTAGCCATCACCAAACTCGTATAAGAATATTGGATTTGCTATTGGAACTATTCCAAGTTTTTTTATACGGTCAAGAAGTTCATCGTTAATCATTGCGCAGTGCTCAATTCTATGACGGTGATTCTCTCTAGGATATTTCTTTAGCGCTTTTTCTATTGCATCAACAATCATTGTAACAGCTCTATCGCCTACAGCATGTGATGTTACCTGCCAGCCTGCAGCATGAGCCCTAATGATAATATCATCTACCTGCTCCTGAGTCATTGCCAGAATTCCAGAGAAATCCGGATTGGAAGCATAAGGCTCCAAAGTTGAAGCAGTCGGACCGCTACTGCTTCCATCAATCATGATTTTTAATGGACCTATTTTATAATTGTCATTTCCAAAACCAGTATGAATTCCAACCTTAATATAATCTTCAATCATTGGCAAATTATCAGTTAAAGTAAAAATCATGGCATTTAGTCTGATTTTCAGCTTCTTTTGTTCAACAGCATCCTGTATAGCACCCATTTGTACATGCCCGAAGCCTCCAGAGTCACTAATAGAAGTAATACCTTCTTTTACCAGCATATCATTGGCAGCAGCCATGGCGTTAATGATTTCTTCCTTAGAAAGTGCAGAAATTTTAGAGATCTGCATATGTGCATTTTCTTTCATGACTCCATTGATAACACCATTTTCTCTATCCCTAACTCCACCTACTGGATCTGGAGAATTATCTGCCAATCCCGCCAATTCCAGGCTTTTGCTGTTATGTGATGATATGTGGCAACATACTCTTGTAAGAACCACAGGATTATCTGGTGCGACCTCATCCAAGTCCCATCTGTTAGGATGCCTTTTTTCAGCTAGCTTTGAATCGTCATAACCCCAGCCATGAATCCATTCCCCTTTGGGAGTAACCTTTACAACTTCTCTGATTAAATTCTTGATATCTTCAATCGAAGATACACCTGGAGATCGGCAGTCGATTGCCAAAGAGTTTGCCCCAACTAAGGCAGTATGCAGATGCGAATCAATAAGTCCAGGGATAAGACTTCTACCTTTCAAGTCTATTACCTTTGTATTCTGACCAATATACTTTTTCATCTCTTCTTCACAACCGACAAAAGCAATCTTATTTCCCTTAACTGCTATGGCCTCTGCAATTTCATTTTTGGAATTAACCGTAATAACTGGTCCATTGTAAAAAACAATATCTGCCTCGCAATTTGATAAATAATTCATAATAGCCTCCTTTAATTTTCAAATAATTCATCTACAATAAATCAACAATAAATATTTTATCGACCATTGAGATGTATTTTTTATTACTTTATATGTTTAAATTCAAATGACGTTTATTCCGTTGTAAAACTTTCCTTTGGTAGCTCGGATAGTTTCAAGAACATTGAGATATTCCCTAGAAGGCTTCTTTTCAAGTAATCCAATCTTGCTTTTTCAATAGGATTATGAACGTAAAATTCCTGTGTAGCAGAATATCCAACTACTGGTTTTTTCATTCTTACTCCAACCTGCGGAATGTCAGTGCTAAAAGCCCAATATCCATAATTAACTTCCTCATCTATGTCCTCAAGTCCTTCCGCACAGGCTCTTATAAATGGATGTTCGCGATCTATTATCCATACTTCCTTTTGGCTTTCGATACTTTCAGATTCCCCAGTATAAGAATTTCTTACATTGGAATTGATTTCTACAGTCACTTTAAAATCAGGGTCATCAGCAGACAAATCATCTATAATTGACTGTATTTCAGCAACAGCATCGGATACAGTTTCTCTAGGGATCAGGCGTCTGTCATAGATAATAGTGCATTTGTCAGGAACGATGCACAACGCATTAGGTTCGTTTTCAATAATAGTAAGCGCTATGCCAGATTTACCAAGATTGGAATCCTCCTTTGCATGAGCTGAAATTCTCTTATTAACCTCTACAATCAACTTTGCAGCCTTTTCCACAGCATTTATACCTAACCATGGAGAACTTCCATGACAGCTTCTACCGGTAACTACAACCTTTAACTCCATCCTGCCTCTGTGACCTAATACAAGTCTTAAACTACTTGGCTCAGCACATACCATTCCGTCTATCTCTATGCCTCTTGCAGGGAACGTTTCTTCAGTCAACTTGATTGTACCCAACATCTCTCCATTTTCCTCAAGCACTACTGCCGCTAAAAGGAAAGTGCCTTTCCATGGGAAACCTTGTTTTCTAAGTTCTATTAAAGCAGCACCTGTAAATACCTGTGCGGCGGAGCCACATTTCATATCTGAAGCACCTCGTCCATGGATTACTTCTGTCATCTCTTCTTTTTCACAATTCCAATCGTACATAAGGCTTTCATCAATGACAGCACCGTAAGGATTATAGCCACCCCAATCCTCTATGTTTCCTGGAGTAACAGCATCCATATGTCCATTGTACATTATAACAGGACCATCCTCTGTACCATGAATAATTCCTACTACATTCCCCCAGTTGTCACGAAAAACTTCATCGTATCCCAGCTTTTTCATTTCATCCATATATACTTCGGATACAGCACCCTCTTCTCCTGACTGCGAAGGAACTTGTATTATTCGCTGGCAGAAATCAATCATCTGCGGGTTTAAAGATGCAGCTATTTCTCTAAGTTTATTAATCATAATTTCCCCCATTCCGCGCCGCTTCGCTTGCGGCACAAATATTTCATTAAAATTTTACGCTAACTTATTTTTGTGATAAAATCAGTTTAAATAGCAGTACACTACAGAGCACGGAAGGAGGAGTGGAAGAGTTTCCAACTCAATCCGCATAATTATATGTGCCGTCGCCCTTTCAAGCACAAATAATTGGGGCATTGAACCCGTACACTTATCTTTGTTTAACAACAGATTTGAGGTTATGCTTGAGCGACAGTCAATGCTGCTATTCCATCTTTCGCAAAATGTAAAGTATTCATGCCTACGCAATAGGCTAGTTTTTCTTTACTCAAAAACACGATTTTACCCCTTAATCTTTTTCACACTTCTCTCCTTTTTTCACATAATTTTTAAATCTAGGAATCACCACAGAACAAACCGACGAAGAATTCACTTCGCCGGTTTGACATAAATTTTTATTTAATACTTCTGAAGTGCTTTTGGCAGTTCTGGTCTGTTTGCCGGACCAGTCGCCGCCGCAATGACAAGCATGACAATGAGATTGATCACCAAACCGACCACGCCATTGTTTATCCCAAATACCGAATATTTGGTGATTGTCAGGAAAATGACCACGCACTCGGCGGCGACCATCCCGCCTATCAGTGCCGGCGCACCAATGAACCTCTGTCTCGTCACAGAAAGTATGTTCGCAGGCGCCAGTTGGGCAAGGCCAGCGTAGGTCAACAAGTAGAGATTCGCCATAAGATCCGGACGGGTGATCGCCATGCCGAGCGAGAGCAAGAGGATGACCGCTGAGGCAATCCTGCCGATCTTCAGCTTTTTCACGTCACCTGTGTTTTTAGGGACGAAGTTCGCCGATACGAGGGTCGCTATGGACAGCACGCAGTGTGCGGCCGGCACCATGGCACAGGCAAGCCCGCTTATAACGACAAAAGCCATCAGCCAGGTAGGAAGAGTCTGCGCTGCCAGCGTAAGGATGGCGGAATTTTCCTGTCCTGCTTCGACTTGCAGCTGGTTAACAGCATAGAATCCGAGCACGATGGGAATGAATGTACCAAGCGTGTACAGCGGCAGTAAGACGTGGTTTTTCGAGATGCCTCTCGATTTGCTCGCAGAGAGTACTGCAGGCCAACTTTCGGGAAGTGTCATCGCCCCCAGGCCGATGCCGGAGATAATGACGCTTGACACAAACCAGTTGATGCCGAAAGCTTTCGTTCCCGGCGCCACGAAAAACAAGTGTTCTGCCTTTGTCATGGCGGTCTGCATCAGGTCCTGCGTACCGAATTTCAATGCGACGCCGAAAAAAATGATGACAAGCGCGGCAATCATGGCGACGTCCTTGAAGTACGCCGTGGTGGCAACACCTCTCAGGCCTGCAAAGTTTACGAACGCCAGAATTAGTATGGTTGCGATGACCATGCTAACCATGCCGGCCTCTTTCGCACCCGTGCTAAATGAGACAATCGTGCCAAGCCCGATAATCTGGACCTGTACGATAGGTGTGAAGAATAAGACGCCAAGTACTGCGACGAGTTTGCCAAGCATAGGGGATGAAAACTGGTGTCCAACCATATCTGCGTTGGTATGGTAATTGTATATCTTCGCAATCCTCCACACTAATGGACCCATTATAAACATACCGATATAACCGAGAATCAGGTATGCAGGCATGTATGCCGACGAGACGCCGCCAAGCAACGCAAGACCTGACATGCCGAGGAAGGTAAAGGACGTGAATATACCGCCCGCCTGCAAGAAAAACGTGGTCAGTGAGGACATGTTCCTGTTTCCGATTGTCCAACCGGTGTTGTTGTCAAAAGATTGTTTGCGGCCGACAAATCCCAAGAAGGCGATAAATATAAGTCCAATAACAACTGCTATAATCATTCCGTTCATTTATTTTACCTCTTTCTTCCCAGGCACGGTGTCTGCACGCCTACCTAATATTTCCATTACTTCATCATCAAGCTCCGGCTCTCTCTGGAATAGGAAAGCAAGGATAAGTGTCGTGATGACCGCCCAGAACATGACCCACACGCAGACGTTTGGGAGCCCCAAGGTAAATCCCCCATTGTTGACGAACGGGAAGAAGGGCGTACAGATCAGCGCAAATACCGGCGCCAGCACCAGCAAATGTGCCTTTTGGAAATGTGTTTTATTACTTTTAGACATTTTCTCTTCTCCTTTTACTCATTAAAGTGATATCTTATACAAAAAAACCAGAATTGGATGGAGGTGACCGGCCACTATTGGCTGTCGCTGTAATCATTCCTGTCTGAAAATTTTTGACTGTTTTTTTTCGCTAACCTTTTTCATATAAACTACCTGAACTTTCCTAGTTGGGCTTTCATGAGAATTTTGAATAATACAGGTTTGCCATTTAATATAATGTGACAATTAACTGTTCCGTGAAAGAATTAGGCAGGTCAAAAGATAAATTGGATGAGTACCATAACTCACTTATTGACTAAATGCATCATTCTGCAGCTATCATTCTGTTCTTGAAAATGTTGTTTGGGTGATAGTTAGGGAAAATTAAATTGTCCTATGGTAATTTAGTTTACCATTTACATCATGTTGATTACTGTTAATAAGAATTCGGGGGAATTAAAACTCACTCTATTAATATTCCATTCAAGAGAATGCGGAATTTATTTTTTACATATCATAGGAATTTCCTCTAGGACCA contains:
- a CDS encoding MoaD/ThiS family protein, with the protein product MEIKVRLFAALREKRGKELTIVLSNSSTVRELIDSLGIKES
- a CDS encoding MoaD/ThiS family protein yields the protein MSILLVNGLYAKINRQLQEKDVVSIFPPLGGGWLVQLYL
- a CDS encoding FAD-dependent oxidoreductase produces the protein MIIAVGGQAFIPLIEGINGNSNNFKVFSAEEVLLGEQNFIDNIMKGSIMIVGGGAVGIETALFLGEKQYPHDDTLEFVENYFTNEMLLNTIPPIDITIVEAASKMGTDLGGTKWITMKALKRLGIRTLFNSKVVRYDGQMLSIEKEGNIANHAAVTVIMATGYKKSQDPIIDYCEAKKYPYTIIGDAKSPGNIGEATKAAKDCIDAL
- a CDS encoding IS1634 family transposase: MYVAITGAGKARVIQFREEARIPGTKKKKTHVIKTLGNYERMLKENPDIINKLKAEAAEITKAKKEPFTPITLNIHAADITAPGDVAQSYNFGHALVKQLWKNMVLNEFFLQSSDKRNTAAVAQSLFYLVAHRCANPSSIHASASEQTAYAGIDPLGLDVLYDVLDVLAEQKESLVKHLADFFEKKTKRQGPEAFYKVTTYAFESTRWGKLRMFGFSKDHKNNEVQVVMGLLIDNNGIPITYELFPGNTMDQSTLTRSVEKLKILYHLDKITMVADRGLNSGSNLEYLCEGGHDFVISYTLKRSPNVFKELVWQGDNWFDTIDPKTSEITFRSKTIEQALEAKAPITPEESNTSKKRGRPKKYNSKQIPVKIHLTWSAKRAAKDKSDCERMLDRLKKRMDKPYQLKAAIRRGSNQFLQMELDTSDWKLDEAKIEEAARYDGYYAVITNNLELSTEQVCKIYGGLWKIEESFRILKTDLRACPVFVWNDEHIKGHFAMCFISLCMLRYSQYLLETTQQKSVSAAQIMDAIREPLALVQGEYPNNVVTPTRVSQTYLDLSSILKLPILKSNMTLTKFRSCTKLDLTINLR
- a CDS encoding cation transporting ATPase C-terminal domain-containing protein, with protein sequence MAIFCVVSPKVRIDPDWLKKPRQWKISGIRKFILFIGPISSIFDCLTFFIMLYVFNCWNNPELFHTGWFIESIFTQTLIIHVIRTNKIPFIQSRASWPLIISSILIVLVAAWLTISPLAGTLGFVPLPPLYWFAVTVPPLSTLC
- a CDS encoding amidohydrolase, giving the protein MNYLSNCEADIVFYNGPVITVNSKNEIAEAIAVKGNKIAFVGCEEEMKKYIGQNTKVIDLKGRSLIPGLIDSHLHTALVGANSLAIDCRSPGVSSIEDIKNLIREVVKVTPKGEWIHGWGYDDSKLAEKRHPNRWDLDEVAPDNPVVLTRVCCHISSHNSKSLELAGLADNSPDPVGGVRDRENGVINGVMKENAHMQISKISALSKEEIINAMAAANDMLVKEGITSISDSGGFGHVQMGAIQDAVEQKKLKIRLNAMIFTLTDNLPMIEDYIKVGIHTGFGNDNYKIGPLKIMIDGSSSGPTASTLEPYASNPDFSGILAMTQEQVDDIIIRAHAAGWQVTSHAVGDRAVTMIVDAIEKALKKYPRENHRHRIEHCAMINDELLDRIKKLGIVPIANPIFLYEFGDGYMVNYGKERAYKMFTAKSFFDKRIIAAGSSDCPVTFSYPILNMHLAVNRETQNGQVINADERITIEQALRMFTYNGAYASFDEDKKGTIEVGKLADLVVLSGSLYDTPIDKIRDLSVDMTIIDGDIVYQSGDGGCFM
- a CDS encoding M20/M25/M40 family metallo-hydrolase — protein: MGEIMINKLREIAASLNPQMIDFCQRIIQVPSQSGEEGAVSEVYMDEMKKLGYDEVFRDNWGNVVGIIHGTEDGPVIMYNGHMDAVTPGNIEDWGGYNPYGAVIDESLMYDWNCEKEEMTEVIHGRGASDMKCGSAAQVFTGAALIELRKQGFPWKGTFLLAAVVLEENGEMLGTIKLTEETFPARGIEIDGMVCAEPSSLRLVLGHRGRMELKVVVTGRSCHGSSPWLGINAVEKAAKLIVEVNKRISAHAKEDSNLGKSGIALTIIENEPNALCIVPDKCTIIYDRRLIPRETVSDAVAEIQSIIDDLSADDPDFKVTVEINSNVRNSYTGESESIESQKEVWIIDREHPFIRACAEGLEDIDEEVNYGYWAFSTDIPQVGVRMKKPVVGYSATQEFYVHNPIEKARLDYLKRSLLGNISMFLKLSELPKESFTTE
- a CDS encoding sodium:solute symporter family protein, with the translated sequence MNGMIIAVVIGLIFIAFLGFVGRKQSFDNNTGWTIGNRNMSSLTTFFLQAGGIFTSFTFLGMSGLALLGGVSSAYMPAYLILGYIGMFIMGPLVWRIAKIYNYHTNADMVGHQFSSPMLGKLVAVLGVLFFTPIVQVQIIGLGTIVSFSTGAKEAGMVSMVIATILILAFVNFAGLRGVATTAYFKDVAMIAALVIIFFGVALKFGTQDLMQTAMTKAEHLFFVAPGTKAFGINWFVSSVIISGIGLGAMTLPESWPAVLSASKSRGISKNHVLLPLYTLGTFIPIVLGFYAVNQLQVEAGQENSAILTLAAQTLPTWLMAFVVISGLACAMVPAAHCVLSIATLVSANFVPKNTGDVKKLKIGRIASAVILLLSLGMAITRPDLMANLYLLTYAGLAQLAPANILSVTRQRFIGAPALIGGMVAAECVVIFLTITKYSVFGINNGVVGLVINLIVMLVIAAATGPANRPELPKALQKY